In Dasypus novemcinctus isolate mDasNov1 chromosome 23, mDasNov1.1.hap2, whole genome shotgun sequence, the following proteins share a genomic window:
- the FZD9 gene encoding frizzled-9, producing the protein MAVPPLRRALPLLLLLLLLAAGGAALEIGRFDPERGRGPAPCQAVEIPMCRGIGYNLTRMPNLLGHESQREAAAKLDEFAPLVQYGCHGHLRFFLCSLYAPMCTDQVSTPIPACRPMCEQARLRCAPIMEQFNFGWPDSLDCAQLPTRNDPHALCMEAPENATAGPAEPHRGLDMLPVAPRPARPPGDGPAGAGGTCENPEKFQYVEKSRSCAPRCGPGVEVFWSRRDKDFALVWMAVWSALCFFSTAFTVLTFLLEPHRFQYPERPIIFLSMCYNVYSLAFLIRAVAGAQSVACDQEAGALYVIQEGLENTGCTLVFLLLYYFGMASSLWWVVLTLTWFLAAGKKWGHEAIEAHGSYFHLAAWGLPALKTIVILTLRKVAGDELTGLCYVASMDAAALTGFVLVPLSCYLVLGTSFLLTGFVALFHIRKIMKTGGTNTEKLEKLMVKIGVFSILYTVPATCVIVCYVYERLNMDFWRLRATEQPCTAATVPGGRRDCSLRGGSVPTVAVFMLKIFMSLVVGITSGVWVWSSKTFQTWQSLCHRKMAAGRARAKACRAPGGYGRGTHCHYKAPTVVLHMTKTDPALENPTHL; encoded by the coding sequence ATGGCCGTGCCGCCGCTGCGCCGGGcgctgccgctgctgctgctgctgctgctgctggcggcgggcggcgcggcgCTGGAGATCGGCCGCTTCGACCCGGAGCGCGGGCGCGGGCCGGCGCCGTGCCAGGCGGTGGAGATCCCCATGTGCCGCGGCATCGGCTACAACCTGACCCGCATGCCCAACCTGCTGGGCCACGAGTCGCAGCGCGAGGCGGCCGCCAAGCTGGACGAGTTCGCGCCGCTCGTGCAGTACGGCTGCCACGGGCACCTGCGCTTCTTCCTGTGCTCGCTCTACGCGCCCATGTGCACCGACCAGGTCTCGACGCCCATCCCCGCCTGCCGGCCCATGTGCGAGCAGGCGCGCCTGCGCTGCGCGCCCATCATGGAGCAGTTCAACTTCGGCTGGCCCGACTCCCTGGACTGCGCGCAGCTGCCCACGCGCAACGACCCGCACGCGCTCTGCATGGAGGCGCCCGAGAACGCCACGGCCGGCCCCGCCGAGCCGCACCGGGGCCTGGACATGCTGCCCGTGGCGCCGCGGCCCGCGCGGCCCCCCGGCGACGGCCCCGCGGGCGCGGGCGGCACCTGCGAGAACCCGGAGAAGTTCCAGTACGTGGAGAAGAGCCGCTCGTGCGCGCCGCGCTGCGGGCCGGGGGTCGAGGTGTTCTGGTCGCGGCGCGACAAGGACTTCGCGCTCGTCTGGATGGCCGTGTGGTCGGCGCTGTGCTTCTTCTCCACCGCCTTCACCGTGCTCACCTTCCTGCTGGAGCCCCACCGCTTCCAGTACCCCGAGCGCCCCATCATCTTCCTCTCCATGTGCTACAACGTCTACTCGCTGGCCTTCCTCATCCGGGCGGTGGCGGGGGCGCAGAGCGTGGCCTGCGACCAGGAGGCGGGGGCGCTCTACGTGATCCAGGAGGGCCTGGAGAACACGGGCTGCACGCTCGTCTTCCTGCTGCTCTACTACTTCGGCATGGCCAGCTCGCTCTGGTGGGTCGTCCTGACCCTCACCTGGTTCCTGGCGGCCGGCAAGAAATGGGGCCACGAGGCCATTGAGGCCCACGGCAGCTACTTCCACCTGGCGGCCTGGGGCTTGCCGGCCCTCAAGACCATCGTGATCCTGACGCTGCGCAAGGTGGCCGGGGACGAGCTGACGGGGCTCTGCTACGTGGCCAGCATGGACGCGGCGGCGCTCACGGGCTTCGTGCTCGTGCCGCTCTCCTGCTACCTGGTGCTCGGCACCAGCTTCCTCCTGACGGGCTTCGTGGCCCTCTTCCACATCCGCAAGATCATGAAGACGGGCGGCACCAACACCGAGAAGCTGGAGAAGCTCATGGTCAAGATCGGGGTCTTCTCCATCCTCTACACGGTGCCGGCCACCTGCGTCATCGTGTGCTACGTCTACGAACGCCTCAACATGGACTTCTGGCGCCTGCGGGCCACGGAGCAGCCGTGCACGGCGGCCACCGTGCCCGGGGGCCGGCGGGACTGCTCCCTGCGAGGGGGCTCGGTGCCCACCGTGGCTGTCTTTATGCTCAAAATCTTCATGTCGCTGGTGGTGGGCATCACCAGCGGAGTCTGGGTATGGAGCTCCAAGACTTTCCAGACCTGGCAGAGCCTGTGCCACCGCAAGATGGCAGCCGGCCGGGCCCGGGCGAAGGCCTGCAGGGCCCCCGGGGGCTACGGCCGTGGCACCCACTGCCACTACAAGGCCCCCACCGTGGTCTTGCACATGACTAAGACGGACCCTGCCCTGGAGAACCCCACGCACCTCTAG